Proteins from a single region of Xiphophorus maculatus strain JP 163 A chromosome 22, X_maculatus-5.0-male, whole genome shotgun sequence:
- the LOC102223098 gene encoding inactive phospholipase D5-like isoform X2, whose protein sequence is MKSQQKCIVIFALVCCFAVLMALIFSAVDIWGEDEETEEECSSNCSIVLVENIPADMLFSDDSAFHLPLSTGLNSLLDKARVAVEIVSPVWFLSPSDYVSSFYPAAGQGRALLSRLQGLKDKGIQLKISTGDFDTAELKTLADNHGAEVHEVNMTALTGGFLESSFWVVDRKHFYIGSASMDWRSLTTRKELGVVVYDCKPLALDLHKVFSLYWGLQHKTFIPTFWSKRLFPFFSKGKPGSLLVNQTKVETYISSSPDVFTTKDRSSDLEAISAVIQQARHFIYISIIDYLPLLNMQRPVDSFASVPRYWSRIDGLLREALILRKVHVRLLISCWEETHPLTFNFIWSLKSLCMEQANCSLEAKFFNAQRDSSLSGMNHNRFMVTDKAVYIGNLDWVGKEFTYNAGAGLVISHPANVTERNSTVVEQLQAVFKRDWFSRYANTIQTNKIPVCSKQQINKSVLFKPSHRNYEPLPGQHDARPAPLRNHPKADRPTPDKIAHREDGLKKISSQSLANEQGPVMNNHQERAGIKIKMSDLDDERAQVKEWKFNISEDPPSRWAESSGFREISNGSL, encoded by the exons TCTCAGCAGAAGTGCATTGTGATATTTGCCTTGGTGTGCTGCTTCGCTGTGCTTATGGCGTTGATTTTCTCGGCAGTGGATATCTGGGGAGAAGATGAAGAAACGGAGGAAGAGTGTTCCAGTAACTGCAG CATTGTGCTTGTGGAGAACATCCCCGCGGACATGTTGTTCTCAGACGACAGCGCCTTCCACCTACCTCTCTCCACAGGGCTCAACAGCTTACTGGACAAAGCTCGAGTTGCTGTAGAGATCGTTTCCCCCGTGTGGTTCCTCAGTCCCTCTGATTATGTGTCCAGCTTCTACCCTGCTGCCGGCCAG GGCAGGGCTCTGCTATCCAGGCTGCAGGGACTGAAAGACAAAGGAATCCAGCTGAAGATCTCCACAGGAGACTTCGACACAGCAGAGCTAAAGACGCTCGCAGACAATCATG GCGCTGAGGTTCACGAGGTGAACATGACAGCCCTCACCGGAGGCTTCCTCGAGTCGTCTTTCTGGGTTGTCGACCGGAAGCATTTCTACATCGGCAGCGCCAGCATGGACTGGAGATCTCTGACCACC AGAAAGGAGCTTGGTGTGGTGGTGTACGACTGCAAACCTCTGGCCTTGGACCTGCACAAGGTGTTTAGCCTCTATTGGGGGCTTCAGCATAAAACCTTCATCCCCACCTTTTGGTCCAAGCGTCTGTTTCCCTTCTTTAGCAAAGGCAAACCTGGAAGTCTCTTGGTTAACCAAACAAAAGTTGAAACCTACATCTCG AGCTCACCAGATGTTTTCACCACCAAGGATCGCAGCAGCGATCTGGAAGCAATCTCCGCAGTCATCCAACAGGCCCGCCATTTCATTTACATCTCCATTATTGATTATCTGCCCCTCCTCAACATGCAACG GCCTGTGGATTCCTTTGCATCGGTGCCAAGATACTGGTCTCGTATCGACGGCCTTTTAAGAGAGGCGCTGATCTTGAGGAAGGTTCACGTCCGTCTGCTGATAAGTTGCTGGGAAGAAACTCATCCTCTTACTTTTAACTTCATCTGGTCCCTGAAGAGCCTTTGCATGGAGCAGGCCAACTGTTCCCTGGAAGCT aagtTCTTCAACGCGCAGAGGGACAGCAGTCTCAGTGGAATGAATCACAATAGATTTATGGTTACAGACAAAGCCGTTTATATAG GCAATCTTGACTGGGTGGGGAAAGAGTTCACCTATAACGCAGGAGCAGGCCTTGTGATCAGTCATCCAGCAAATGTGACAGAGAGGAACTCCACAGTGGTGGAGCAGCTACAGGCTGTTTTCAAGCGGGACTGGTTTTCACGTTACGCCAACACAATACAGACTAATAAAATTCCAGTTTGCAGCAAGCAACAGATCAACAAGTCGGTGCTTTTTAAACCCAGCCACAGAAACTATGAACCCTTGCCAGGCCAACATGATGCCAGACCTGCACCACTGAGAAACCATCCAAAAGCTGATCGACCCACACCGGACAAAATAGCACACCGTGAAGACGGGCTGAAAAAAATCAGCTCGCAAAGCTTGGCCAACGAACAGGGGCCAGTTATGAACAACCACCAAGAGAGGGCTggaatcaaaatcaaaatgagtGACCTTGATGACGAGCGTGCACAAGTAAAAGAATGGAAGTTTAACATTTCAGAGGATCCACCCAGCCGGTGGGCTGAAAGCAGCGGCTTCAGAGAGATCTCCAATGGATCTCTGTGA
- the LOC102223098 gene encoding inactive phospholipase D5-like isoform X1, producing MEARGTRGQLGGQDLKGFGFQPPGHPASSIITAVQQQDYSASVWLRRREKLEHSQQKCIVIFALVCCFAVLMALIFSAVDIWGEDEETEEECSSNCSIVLVENIPADMLFSDDSAFHLPLSTGLNSLLDKARVAVEIVSPVWFLSPSDYVSSFYPAAGQGRALLSRLQGLKDKGIQLKISTGDFDTAELKTLADNHGAEVHEVNMTALTGGFLESSFWVVDRKHFYIGSASMDWRSLTTRKELGVVVYDCKPLALDLHKVFSLYWGLQHKTFIPTFWSKRLFPFFSKGKPGSLLVNQTKVETYISSSPDVFTTKDRSSDLEAISAVIQQARHFIYISIIDYLPLLNMQRPVDSFASVPRYWSRIDGLLREALILRKVHVRLLISCWEETHPLTFNFIWSLKSLCMEQANCSLEAKFFNAQRDSSLSGMNHNRFMVTDKAVYIGNLDWVGKEFTYNAGAGLVISHPANVTERNSTVVEQLQAVFKRDWFSRYANTIQTNKIPVCSKQQINKSVLFKPSHRNYEPLPGQHDARPAPLRNHPKADRPTPDKIAHREDGLKKISSQSLANEQGPVMNNHQERAGIKIKMSDLDDERAQVKEWKFNISEDPPSRWAESSGFREISNGSL from the exons TCTCAGCAGAAGTGCATTGTGATATTTGCCTTGGTGTGCTGCTTCGCTGTGCTTATGGCGTTGATTTTCTCGGCAGTGGATATCTGGGGAGAAGATGAAGAAACGGAGGAAGAGTGTTCCAGTAACTGCAG CATTGTGCTTGTGGAGAACATCCCCGCGGACATGTTGTTCTCAGACGACAGCGCCTTCCACCTACCTCTCTCCACAGGGCTCAACAGCTTACTGGACAAAGCTCGAGTTGCTGTAGAGATCGTTTCCCCCGTGTGGTTCCTCAGTCCCTCTGATTATGTGTCCAGCTTCTACCCTGCTGCCGGCCAG GGCAGGGCTCTGCTATCCAGGCTGCAGGGACTGAAAGACAAAGGAATCCAGCTGAAGATCTCCACAGGAGACTTCGACACAGCAGAGCTAAAGACGCTCGCAGACAATCATG GCGCTGAGGTTCACGAGGTGAACATGACAGCCCTCACCGGAGGCTTCCTCGAGTCGTCTTTCTGGGTTGTCGACCGGAAGCATTTCTACATCGGCAGCGCCAGCATGGACTGGAGATCTCTGACCACC AGAAAGGAGCTTGGTGTGGTGGTGTACGACTGCAAACCTCTGGCCTTGGACCTGCACAAGGTGTTTAGCCTCTATTGGGGGCTTCAGCATAAAACCTTCATCCCCACCTTTTGGTCCAAGCGTCTGTTTCCCTTCTTTAGCAAAGGCAAACCTGGAAGTCTCTTGGTTAACCAAACAAAAGTTGAAACCTACATCTCG AGCTCACCAGATGTTTTCACCACCAAGGATCGCAGCAGCGATCTGGAAGCAATCTCCGCAGTCATCCAACAGGCCCGCCATTTCATTTACATCTCCATTATTGATTATCTGCCCCTCCTCAACATGCAACG GCCTGTGGATTCCTTTGCATCGGTGCCAAGATACTGGTCTCGTATCGACGGCCTTTTAAGAGAGGCGCTGATCTTGAGGAAGGTTCACGTCCGTCTGCTGATAAGTTGCTGGGAAGAAACTCATCCTCTTACTTTTAACTTCATCTGGTCCCTGAAGAGCCTTTGCATGGAGCAGGCCAACTGTTCCCTGGAAGCT aagtTCTTCAACGCGCAGAGGGACAGCAGTCTCAGTGGAATGAATCACAATAGATTTATGGTTACAGACAAAGCCGTTTATATAG GCAATCTTGACTGGGTGGGGAAAGAGTTCACCTATAACGCAGGAGCAGGCCTTGTGATCAGTCATCCAGCAAATGTGACAGAGAGGAACTCCACAGTGGTGGAGCAGCTACAGGCTGTTTTCAAGCGGGACTGGTTTTCACGTTACGCCAACACAATACAGACTAATAAAATTCCAGTTTGCAGCAAGCAACAGATCAACAAGTCGGTGCTTTTTAAACCCAGCCACAGAAACTATGAACCCTTGCCAGGCCAACATGATGCCAGACCTGCACCACTGAGAAACCATCCAAAAGCTGATCGACCCACACCGGACAAAATAGCACACCGTGAAGACGGGCTGAAAAAAATCAGCTCGCAAAGCTTGGCCAACGAACAGGGGCCAGTTATGAACAACCACCAAGAGAGGGCTggaatcaaaatcaaaatgagtGACCTTGATGACGAGCGTGCACAAGTAAAAGAATGGAAGTTTAACATTTCAGAGGATCCACCCAGCCGGTGGGCTGAAAGCAGCGGCTTCAGAGAGATCTCCAATGGATCTCTGTGA
- the LOC102223098 gene encoding inactive phospholipase D5-like isoform X3, translated as MLFSDDSAFHLPLSTGLNSLLDKARVAVEIVSPVWFLSPSDYVSSFYPAAGQGRALLSRLQGLKDKGIQLKISTGDFDTAELKTLADNHGAEVHEVNMTALTGGFLESSFWVVDRKHFYIGSASMDWRSLTTRKELGVVVYDCKPLALDLHKVFSLYWGLQHKTFIPTFWSKRLFPFFSKGKPGSLLVNQTKVETYISSSPDVFTTKDRSSDLEAISAVIQQARHFIYISIIDYLPLLNMQRPVDSFASVPRYWSRIDGLLREALILRKVHVRLLISCWEETHPLTFNFIWSLKSLCMEQANCSLEAKFFNAQRDSSLSGMNHNRFMVTDKAVYIGNLDWVGKEFTYNAGAGLVISHPANVTERNSTVVEQLQAVFKRDWFSRYANTIQTNKIPVCSKQQINKSVLFKPSHRNYEPLPGQHDARPAPLRNHPKADRPTPDKIAHREDGLKKISSQSLANEQGPVMNNHQERAGIKIKMSDLDDERAQVKEWKFNISEDPPSRWAESSGFREISNGSL; from the exons ATGTTGTTCTCAGACGACAGCGCCTTCCACCTACCTCTCTCCACAGGGCTCAACAGCTTACTGGACAAAGCTCGAGTTGCTGTAGAGATCGTTTCCCCCGTGTGGTTCCTCAGTCCCTCTGATTATGTGTCCAGCTTCTACCCTGCTGCCGGCCAG GGCAGGGCTCTGCTATCCAGGCTGCAGGGACTGAAAGACAAAGGAATCCAGCTGAAGATCTCCACAGGAGACTTCGACACAGCAGAGCTAAAGACGCTCGCAGACAATCATG GCGCTGAGGTTCACGAGGTGAACATGACAGCCCTCACCGGAGGCTTCCTCGAGTCGTCTTTCTGGGTTGTCGACCGGAAGCATTTCTACATCGGCAGCGCCAGCATGGACTGGAGATCTCTGACCACC AGAAAGGAGCTTGGTGTGGTGGTGTACGACTGCAAACCTCTGGCCTTGGACCTGCACAAGGTGTTTAGCCTCTATTGGGGGCTTCAGCATAAAACCTTCATCCCCACCTTTTGGTCCAAGCGTCTGTTTCCCTTCTTTAGCAAAGGCAAACCTGGAAGTCTCTTGGTTAACCAAACAAAAGTTGAAACCTACATCTCG AGCTCACCAGATGTTTTCACCACCAAGGATCGCAGCAGCGATCTGGAAGCAATCTCCGCAGTCATCCAACAGGCCCGCCATTTCATTTACATCTCCATTATTGATTATCTGCCCCTCCTCAACATGCAACG GCCTGTGGATTCCTTTGCATCGGTGCCAAGATACTGGTCTCGTATCGACGGCCTTTTAAGAGAGGCGCTGATCTTGAGGAAGGTTCACGTCCGTCTGCTGATAAGTTGCTGGGAAGAAACTCATCCTCTTACTTTTAACTTCATCTGGTCCCTGAAGAGCCTTTGCATGGAGCAGGCCAACTGTTCCCTGGAAGCT aagtTCTTCAACGCGCAGAGGGACAGCAGTCTCAGTGGAATGAATCACAATAGATTTATGGTTACAGACAAAGCCGTTTATATAG GCAATCTTGACTGGGTGGGGAAAGAGTTCACCTATAACGCAGGAGCAGGCCTTGTGATCAGTCATCCAGCAAATGTGACAGAGAGGAACTCCACAGTGGTGGAGCAGCTACAGGCTGTTTTCAAGCGGGACTGGTTTTCACGTTACGCCAACACAATACAGACTAATAAAATTCCAGTTTGCAGCAAGCAACAGATCAACAAGTCGGTGCTTTTTAAACCCAGCCACAGAAACTATGAACCCTTGCCAGGCCAACATGATGCCAGACCTGCACCACTGAGAAACCATCCAAAAGCTGATCGACCCACACCGGACAAAATAGCACACCGTGAAGACGGGCTGAAAAAAATCAGCTCGCAAAGCTTGGCCAACGAACAGGGGCCAGTTATGAACAACCACCAAGAGAGGGCTggaatcaaaatcaaaatgagtGACCTTGATGACGAGCGTGCACAAGTAAAAGAATGGAAGTTTAACATTTCAGAGGATCCACCCAGCCGGTGGGCTGAAAGCAGCGGCTTCAGAGAGATCTCCAATGGATCTCTGTGA